The following proteins come from a genomic window of Achromobacter deleyi:
- the dusA gene encoding tRNA dihydrouridine(20/20a) synthase DusA — MIDVTDRHCRYFHRLLAPRARLYTEMITTGALLYGNVARHLDFDEAEHPVALQLGGSEPDALAQSARLGRQWGYDEINLNCGCPSERVQKGAFGACLMAEPDLVADCIKAMQDAVDIPVTVKHRLGLDYDESYAFVRDFVGKIYDTGCRVFVAHARNAVLKGLSPKDNREIPPLRYDVVRQLKQDFPDCVFVLNGGLADAEQSVRAAADFDGVMLGRAAWHTPRVLSEVSLQLWPSVRLPSDAQVVDAMMEYAARQVAQGVPLRVMTRPMLGLVNGQSGARRWRRMLSDPALLAANDPALIYDAWRSQRHAPQERGPALAAVPASA; from the coding sequence ATGATCGATGTGACCGACCGGCATTGCCGCTATTTCCACCGGCTGCTGGCGCCGCGCGCGCGTCTGTACACCGAAATGATCACCACCGGCGCCTTGCTGTACGGCAACGTCGCGCGCCACCTGGACTTCGACGAGGCCGAGCATCCGGTCGCGTTGCAGCTGGGCGGCAGCGAGCCGGACGCGCTGGCGCAGTCGGCCAGGCTGGGGCGGCAGTGGGGCTATGACGAAATCAACCTGAATTGCGGCTGTCCGTCGGAACGGGTGCAGAAGGGCGCGTTCGGCGCCTGCCTGATGGCCGAGCCCGACCTGGTCGCCGACTGCATCAAGGCGATGCAGGACGCGGTCGACATCCCGGTGACGGTCAAGCACCGCCTGGGACTGGACTACGACGAGTCGTACGCCTTCGTGCGTGATTTCGTCGGCAAGATCTACGACACCGGCTGCCGGGTGTTCGTCGCCCATGCGCGCAATGCCGTGCTCAAGGGCCTGTCGCCCAAGGACAACCGCGAGATTCCGCCGCTGCGCTACGACGTGGTGCGCCAGCTCAAGCAGGATTTCCCGGACTGCGTGTTCGTGCTGAACGGCGGGCTGGCCGATGCTGAGCAGTCGGTGCGCGCGGCCGCCGATTTCGACGGCGTGATGCTGGGCCGCGCGGCCTGGCACACGCCCCGGGTGCTGTCCGAGGTGTCGCTGCAGCTGTGGCCCTCGGTGCGCCTGCCCAGCGATGCCCAGGTGGTCGACGCGATGATGGAATACGCCGCGCGCCAGGTGGCGCAGGGCGTGCCGCTGCGGGTCATGACGCGGCCGATGCTGGGCCTGGTGAACGGCCAGTCGGGCGCGCGGCGCTGGCGCCGCATGTTGTCGGATCCGGCGTTGCTGGCCGCGAACGATCCCGCCCTGATCTACGACGCCTGGCGCAGCCAGCGGCACGCGCCGCAGGAGCGCGGTCCTGCATTGGCGGCCGTACCGGCGAGCGCCTGA
- a CDS encoding CBS domain-containing protein codes for MLKVSEILRVKGDTLYTASPDMPVSQAVQTMSEQDIGSLVIMEFGTLVGMLTFREIIRHMHAHGGAGETTIRSIMDDAPVSVSPNTSADEVQRLMLEKHARYIPVMDGPTLMGVISFYDMAQAIVAAQQFENNMLKAYIRDWPAESAESTQP; via the coding sequence ATGTTGAAGGTCAGCGAGATTCTGCGCGTCAAGGGAGACACGCTTTACACGGCATCGCCGGACATGCCCGTGTCCCAGGCCGTGCAAACCATGAGCGAGCAGGATATCGGCTCGCTCGTCATCATGGAATTCGGCACGCTGGTCGGCATGCTGACGTTCCGCGAGATCATCCGCCACATGCACGCGCATGGCGGCGCGGGCGAAACCACCATCCGTTCCATCATGGACGACGCGCCGGTCAGCGTGTCGCCCAACACCAGCGCCGACGAAGTGCAGCGCCTGATGCTCGAGAAGCACGCGCGCTACATACCCGTCATGGACGGCCCGACGCTGATGGGCGTGATTTCGTTCTACGACATGGCCCAGGCCATCGTGGCGGCGCAGCAGTTCGAAAACAACATGCTCAAGGCCTACATCCGCGACTGGCCCGCCGAAAGCGCGGAATCGACCCAGCCCTGA
- a CDS encoding BPSS1780 family membrane protein codes for MQAAFLPASSGWQWVRDGFRLFRKQPLAMFTWALVNSLLVIFAFAAQIVGPILFIALMPSITLMSLAACKHVDADRVMLPSMWAKPLKQPGVFRKLFLMGLLYAAVSLAAGLATFLPFSAAFAEGMRIASIENSMEPILMALRAPLIIFTIVYIVIAALFWYAPVLVAWHGLRLTQALFFSGIACWRNKWAFLVYAATWVLIALFLDLCSGLLVALGLSPQLASTLQIPFTIAAAGVFYCSFYPSYTSVFGINSPSPNLDNGHGAQA; via the coding sequence ATGCAAGCAGCATTCCTCCCCGCGTCTTCCGGCTGGCAATGGGTCCGAGACGGCTTCCGCCTGTTCCGCAAGCAACCCCTGGCCATGTTCACCTGGGCGCTGGTCAACAGTCTCCTGGTCATTTTCGCCTTCGCCGCGCAGATCGTCGGCCCGATCCTGTTCATCGCCCTGATGCCGTCGATCACGCTGATGAGCCTGGCGGCCTGCAAACACGTCGACGCGGACCGGGTCATGTTGCCCTCGATGTGGGCCAAGCCGCTCAAGCAGCCGGGGGTTTTCCGCAAGCTGTTCCTGATGGGCCTGTTGTACGCGGCCGTCAGCCTGGCGGCCGGGCTCGCCACCTTCCTGCCGTTCTCGGCCGCCTTCGCGGAAGGCATGCGCATCGCGTCCATCGAGAACAGCATGGAACCCATCCTGATGGCCTTGCGCGCCCCGCTCATCATTTTCACGATCGTCTACATCGTGATCGCGGCGCTGTTCTGGTATGCGCCGGTCCTGGTCGCCTGGCACGGTCTGCGGCTGACGCAGGCGCTGTTCTTTTCCGGCATCGCCTGCTGGCGCAACAAGTGGGCCTTCCTGGTCTACGCCGCCACCTGGGTCCTGATCGCCCTGTTCCTGGACTTGTGCTCCGGGCTGCTGGTCGCCCTCGGCCTGTCGCCGCAATTGGCCAGCACGCTGCAGATCCCGTTCACGATCGCCGCGGCAGGCGTGTTCTATTGCAGCTTCTATCCGTCGTATACCTCCGTGTTCGGCATCAACAGCCCCAGCCCGAACCTCGACAACGGCCACGGCGCCCAGGCATAA
- a CDS encoding type II secretion system F family protein, giving the protein MAGSALAGLAVLALRGSGMLAGPLPTDSGAVGDVVVWAVAGALLAGVQPAVWLRSRIRERQRRIEQGLPFVLDLMTLCVEAGLSTHGALRMAATNGPCGPLRDVLGEALADMRAGVSRVAALQAMADRCGSPLVRQWTAALAQADALGISLGPVLRAQGRQCRSERQWRAERLALQAPVKMLLPLIGCIFPCTFIVLAFPIAVRLLQGAW; this is encoded by the coding sequence ATGGCAGGTAGCGCACTCGCGGGCCTGGCGGTGCTGGCGTTGCGAGGCAGCGGCATGTTGGCCGGGCCACTGCCGACCGATTCAGGGGCAGTTGGCGACGTGGTCGTGTGGGCCGTCGCCGGTGCGCTGCTGGCGGGCGTGCAACCGGCAGTATGGCTGCGTAGCCGAATACGGGAACGCCAGCGGCGGATCGAACAGGGCTTGCCGTTCGTCCTCGACCTGATGACCTTGTGCGTCGAGGCCGGCCTGAGCACGCACGGCGCCCTGCGAATGGCCGCCACCAACGGTCCCTGCGGACCGTTGCGCGACGTCCTGGGCGAGGCGCTGGCGGACATGCGGGCCGGCGTGTCCAGGGTCGCCGCGCTGCAGGCCATGGCGGATCGCTGCGGCAGTCCGCTGGTGCGCCAGTGGACCGCCGCGCTGGCCCAGGCGGACGCGTTGGGTATCAGCCTGGGGCCGGTATTGCGCGCGCAGGGCAGGCAATGCCGCAGCGAACGCCAGTGGCGCGCCGAGCGGCTGGCGTTGCAGGCGCCGGTGAAGATGCTGTTGCCGTTGATCGGCTGCATCTTCCCGTGCACCTTCATCGTGCTGGCGTTTCCGATCGCCGTGCGATTGCTGCAGGGGGCCTGGTGA
- a CDS encoding DUF2069 domain-containing protein: MNPELNPRLRLAASLSLFALIVLCVTWETLVAPLRPGGSWMLLKALPLVLPLRGIVRGNLYTYQWASMLSLLYLMEGVVRAMSDPAPLSVLMAWGEILLSTVFFVSAIFYVRPAKRAARSQRA; encoded by the coding sequence ATGAACCCTGAACTCAACCCCCGCTTGCGCCTGGCGGCCTCGCTGTCGCTGTTCGCCCTGATCGTGCTGTGCGTCACCTGGGAAACGCTGGTGGCGCCGCTGCGCCCGGGCGGCTCCTGGATGCTGCTCAAGGCGCTGCCGCTGGTCCTGCCGCTGCGCGGCATCGTGCGCGGCAACCTCTATACGTATCAGTGGGCCTCGATGCTGTCGCTGCTCTACCTGATGGAGGGCGTGGTGCGCGCCATGTCGGATCCGGCGCCGCTGTCGGTGCTGATGGCGTGGGGCGAGATCCTGCTGTCGACGGTGTTCTTCGTCAGCGCCATTTTCTACGTGCGGCCGGCCAAGCGGGCCGCCAGGAGCCAACGCGCATGA
- a CDS encoding homoserine kinase produces the protein MAVFTPVSDDDARALLAHFDLGEFVSLRGITAGIENTNYFLYTSRGEYVLTLFEVLTHAQLPFYIELMYHLASRGIPVPQPQTLRDGTRLTTLHGKPCAIVTRLPGGYEPAPGAAHCALAGATLARAHLAAQDFPIQQPNLRGLSWWTETAPKVLPFLEAGQAELLQSELAAQQAAAASPAWQTLPAGPAHCDLFRDNVLFAGTFEDPLMGGIIDFYFAGCDTWLFDVAVSVNDWCIERDTGEFVPELVESWLDAYARVRPFTDAERQAWPLMLRAAALRFWLSRLYDFFLPRPAQTLKPHDPRHFERVLQARHRPGLPVLP, from the coding sequence ATGGCCGTATTCACCCCCGTATCCGATGACGACGCACGCGCCCTGCTGGCGCATTTCGACCTGGGCGAGTTCGTCTCGCTGCGCGGGATCACGGCGGGTATCGAGAACACCAACTACTTCCTGTACACCAGCCGCGGCGAGTACGTGCTGACGCTGTTCGAAGTGCTGACGCACGCCCAGCTGCCGTTCTATATCGAGCTGATGTACCACCTGGCCAGCCGCGGCATTCCGGTGCCGCAGCCGCAGACGCTGCGCGACGGCACCCGCCTGACCACGCTGCACGGCAAGCCCTGCGCCATCGTCACGCGCCTGCCGGGCGGCTACGAACCCGCCCCCGGCGCCGCCCATTGCGCCCTGGCCGGCGCCACCCTGGCCCGCGCCCACCTGGCGGCGCAGGACTTCCCGATCCAGCAGCCCAACCTGCGCGGCCTGTCCTGGTGGACCGAGACCGCGCCCAAGGTCCTGCCCTTCCTCGAAGCCGGCCAGGCCGAGTTGTTGCAGTCCGAACTGGCCGCCCAGCAGGCCGCGGCCGCCAGCCCCGCCTGGCAAACACTGCCCGCCGGTCCAGCCCACTGCGACCTGTTCCGCGACAACGTGCTGTTCGCCGGCACCTTCGAGGATCCGCTCATGGGCGGCATCATCGACTTCTACTTCGCCGGCTGCGACACCTGGCTGTTCGACGTCGCGGTCAGCGTCAATGATTGGTGCATCGAGCGCGATACCGGTGAATTCGTCCCCGAACTGGTCGAATCCTGGCTCGACGCCTATGCCCGCGTGCGCCCGTTCACCGACGCCGAGCGCCAGGCCTGGCCACTGATGCTGCGCGCCGCCGCCCTGCGCTTCTGGCTGTCGCGCCTGTACGACTTTTTCCTGCCGCGCCCGGCCCAGACGCTCAAGCCGCACGACCCCCGCCATTTCGAAAGAGTGTTGCAAGCGCGCCACCGCCCGGGCCTGCCGGTATTGCCGTAA
- a CDS encoding type II secretion system F family protein: MIGLAALATTVCVTALAWGAQCWLAPALRRYRERYTNEAEGRLGELFVFVDPAWLWAGAMALSVLVAAVAFIVTTSAVGAVLAAALALRAPRALMGAWRRRRIRRFEQQLPMALLMLASALRAGIALAPALRQVVAQGDAPLAQEFGLVLREQRLGVPWDEALDHLNMRMAADSTTLVVVAMRVAAQSGGGLAEALDGIAQAVRARLQWQAKVRALTSQGRMQAWIVGGLPVLLLAVLDRLEPDSMALLWHTRQGWMVLALLATLEVTGILLIRRIVRVDF; encoded by the coding sequence GTGATCGGGCTCGCCGCGCTGGCTACGACGGTGTGCGTCACGGCATTGGCCTGGGGCGCGCAATGCTGGCTCGCGCCCGCGCTGCGGCGCTACCGCGAGCGTTACACGAACGAGGCGGAAGGGCGCCTCGGCGAGTTGTTCGTGTTTGTCGACCCGGCATGGCTATGGGCGGGCGCGATGGCGCTGTCGGTCCTCGTGGCGGCGGTGGCCTTTATCGTCACCACCAGCGCCGTGGGCGCGGTACTGGCGGCCGCCTTGGCTCTGCGGGCGCCGCGCGCGTTGATGGGCGCCTGGCGGCGACGGCGCATCCGGCGCTTCGAGCAGCAGCTGCCGATGGCCTTGCTGATGCTGGCCTCGGCCCTGCGCGCGGGTATCGCCCTGGCGCCCGCGTTGCGGCAGGTGGTGGCGCAGGGCGATGCGCCGCTGGCGCAGGAGTTCGGGCTGGTGCTGCGCGAACAGCGGCTCGGCGTGCCCTGGGACGAGGCGCTGGACCATCTGAACATGCGGATGGCGGCCGACTCGACCACGCTCGTGGTGGTGGCGATGCGCGTCGCCGCGCAATCCGGCGGCGGCCTGGCCGAGGCGCTCGACGGCATCGCGCAGGCGGTGCGGGCGCGGCTGCAGTGGCAGGCGAAAGTGCGAGCCCTGACCTCGCAGGGCCGCATGCAGGCCTGGATCGTCGGCGGGCTGCCGGTGTTGCTGCTCGCGGTGCTGGACCGCCTGGAGCCGGACAGCATGGCGTTGCTCTGGCATACGAGGCAAGGCTGGATGGTGCTCGCGCTGCTGGCAACGCTGGAAGTCACCGGCATCCTGCTGATCCGGCGCATCGTCCGGGTCGATTTCTAA
- a CDS encoding YihY family inner membrane protein, with amino-acid sequence MNRPAEPAAAATAAPESPPPRASWAVRVGRAFVFTAQRADEEKLLQVASSLTFTTVLAIVPMLAVVLSLFTAFPVFQEFRVALEDFLANSLMPPSVSDNIMEYLNQFARQASRLTAIGGAFLLVTSLLLIMTIDTAFNDIWHVTRQRPLPQRALVYWAVITLGPVVAGASLWATSFVARESLGLVRDVPEIVSMAISFIPLVLTALGFAALFVVVPNRQVLWRDALIGGCVTALALEVMKSAFAYYLTRFPTYTVIYGAFATLPIFLLWIYLSWLAVLLGATLAASAPLIRLGRWEFNRYAGAPFVDAVEVLRTLRRAQSRTPPGLPAGQLASKLKLHQDELNDVLETLCDMNLVTRTPDDLWVLTCDARETSLAPVVDRFLLDRGQPRVRDDSEILRAAAAVISRENAPVLEELCGEAQNTGNGVAPVLQLEANKK; translated from the coding sequence ATGAACCGCCCCGCCGAGCCCGCCGCCGCCGCGACGGCGGCCCCCGAGTCCCCGCCCCCGCGCGCATCGTGGGCGGTGCGGGTCGGGCGTGCCTTTGTCTTCACTGCGCAGCGCGCCGACGAAGAAAAGCTGCTGCAGGTCGCCTCCAGCCTCACCTTCACCACGGTGCTGGCGATCGTGCCGATGCTGGCGGTGGTGCTGTCGCTGTTCACCGCGTTCCCCGTCTTCCAGGAATTCCGGGTCGCGCTCGAGGACTTCCTCGCCAACAGCCTGATGCCGCCGTCCGTCTCGGACAACATCATGGAATACCTGAACCAGTTCGCCCGCCAGGCCTCGCGCCTGACCGCGATCGGCGGCGCATTCCTGCTGGTGACCTCGCTGCTGCTGATCATGACGATCGACACGGCCTTCAACGACATCTGGCATGTGACCCGGCAGCGGCCGTTGCCGCAGCGGGCGCTGGTCTACTGGGCCGTCATCACGCTGGGGCCGGTGGTGGCGGGCGCCAGCCTCTGGGCCACCTCGTTCGTGGCGCGCGAATCGCTGGGGCTGGTGCGCGACGTGCCCGAGATCGTCAGCATGGCGATCTCGTTCATTCCGCTGGTGCTGACCGCCCTGGGCTTCGCCGCCCTGTTCGTGGTGGTGCCGAACCGCCAGGTGCTGTGGCGCGATGCCCTCATCGGCGGTTGCGTCACGGCGCTCGCGCTGGAAGTCATGAAGTCGGCCTTCGCCTATTACCTGACGCGGTTCCCCACCTATACCGTCATCTACGGCGCGTTCGCCACGCTGCCGATCTTCCTCTTGTGGATCTACCTGTCCTGGCTGGCGGTGCTGCTGGGCGCCACGCTGGCCGCCAGCGCCCCGCTGATTCGCCTGGGCCGCTGGGAATTCAACCGCTACGCGGGCGCGCCCTTCGTCGACGCGGTGGAGGTCTTGCGCACGCTGCGCCGCGCCCAGTCCCGCACGCCCCCCGGCCTGCCCGCCGGCCAGTTGGCGTCGAAACTGAAACTGCACCAGGATGAATTGAACGACGTCCTGGAAACCCTGTGTGACATGAACCTCGTCACCCGCACCCCGGACGACCTCTGGGTGCTGACCTGCGATGCCCGAGAGACCTCGTTGGCGCCGGTGGTCGACCGTTTCCTGCTCGATCGCGGCCAGCCGCGGGTGCGCGACGATAGTGAAATCCTGCGGGCCGCGGCGGCCGTGATTTCCCGGGAAAATGCGCCCGTGCTGGAAGAACTCTGCGGAGAAGCGCAAAATACCGGAAATGGCGTCGCCCCGGTACTGCAGCTGGAAGCGAACAAGAAATAG
- a CDS encoding protein adenylyltransferase SelO, which yields MSAHSLSELHAVNSFAALPAAFYTRLEPQPLNHPRLLHANAEAAALIGLDPAALRTPEFLRVFSGAQPLPGGDTLAAVYSGHQFGVWAGQLGDGRAHLLGEIQGPAGAWELQLKGAGLTPYSRMGDGRAVLRSSVREYLASEAMHGLGIPTTRALALVASDDPVWRETVETAAIVTRMSPSFVRFGSFEHWSSRRQPDLLKTLADYVIDRYYPECRAVPAGEAPSDTAPYVRLLREVTRRTALLMADWQAVGFCHGVMNTDNMSILGLTLDYGPYGFMDGFRLGHVCNHSDSEGRYSWNRQPSVALWNLYRLGGSLHTLVQDVDGLRAVLDEFEGVFTRAFHDRMGAKMGLAAWRPADEPLLDDLLKLMDANQADFTLTWRRLADAVSGNRAPLQDLFIDREAASAWLDRLLARQAQDGRPAAEVAAAMNRVNPLYVLRNHLAEEAIRAAKTGDAGEIETLMTLLRDPFTARTGYEKYASLPPDWANGIEVSCSS from the coding sequence ATGAGCGCCCATTCCCTGTCCGAACTGCATGCCGTCAACTCGTTCGCGGCGTTGCCGGCCGCGTTCTATACGCGGCTCGAGCCGCAACCGCTGAACCACCCGCGGCTGCTGCATGCCAACGCCGAGGCCGCCGCGTTGATCGGGCTGGACCCGGCCGCGCTGCGGACGCCGGAATTCCTGCGCGTGTTTTCCGGGGCGCAGCCGCTGCCCGGCGGCGATACCCTGGCCGCGGTCTACAGCGGCCACCAGTTCGGCGTGTGGGCCGGGCAGCTGGGCGATGGCCGGGCGCATCTGCTGGGCGAGATCCAGGGCCCGGCGGGCGCCTGGGAATTGCAGCTCAAGGGCGCCGGCCTGACGCCGTATTCGCGCATGGGCGACGGCCGCGCGGTGCTGCGCTCGTCGGTGCGCGAATACCTGGCCAGCGAAGCCATGCACGGCCTGGGCATCCCGACCACCCGCGCGCTGGCGCTGGTGGCCTCGGACGATCCGGTGTGGCGCGAAACCGTGGAAACGGCCGCCATCGTGACGCGCATGTCGCCCAGCTTCGTGCGCTTCGGCTCGTTCGAGCACTGGTCCTCGCGCCGCCAGCCGGACCTGCTCAAGACGCTGGCCGACTACGTGATCGACCGCTACTACCCCGAATGCCGGGCCGTGCCCGCCGGCGAGGCGCCGAGCGACACCGCGCCCTACGTGCGCCTGCTGCGCGAGGTCACCCGCCGCACCGCGCTGCTGATGGCGGACTGGCAGGCGGTGGGGTTCTGCCATGGCGTCATGAACACCGACAACATGTCCATCCTGGGCCTGACCCTGGATTACGGCCCCTACGGCTTCATGGACGGCTTCCGGCTTGGCCATGTCTGCAACCATTCCGATTCCGAGGGCCGCTATTCCTGGAATCGCCAGCCTTCCGTGGCGCTGTGGAATCTCTACCGCCTGGGCGGCAGCCTGCACACGCTGGTGCAGGATGTCGACGGCCTGCGCGCCGTGCTGGACGAATTCGAGGGCGTGTTCACGCGCGCCTTCCACGACCGCATGGGCGCCAAGATGGGCCTGGCGGCCTGGCGCCCGGCGGATGAGCCGCTGCTGGACGACCTGCTCAAGCTGATGGACGCCAACCAGGCCGATTTCACCCTGACCTGGCGGCGGTTGGCCGATGCGGTGTCGGGCAACCGCGCGCCGTTGCAGGACCTGTTCATCGACCGCGAGGCGGCCTCGGCCTGGCTTGACCGCCTGCTGGCGCGCCAGGCGCAGGACGGACGCCCGGCGGCCGAGGTGGCCGCGGCCATGAACCGGGTGAATCCCCTATATGTATTGCGCAATCACCTGGCCGAGGAGGCGATCCGCGCCGCCAAGACCGGCGACGCCGGTGAAATCGAGACGCTGATGACGTTGCTGCGCGACCCGTTCACGGCCCGGACTGGCTACGAAAAGTACGCCAGCCTGCCCCCGGACTGGGCCAACGGCATCGAGGTCAGTTGTTCGTCCTGA